A single genomic interval of Drosophila virilis strain 15010-1051.87 chromosome 2, Dvir_AGI_RSII-ME, whole genome shotgun sequence harbors:
- the LOC6630282 gene encoding homeobox protein B-H1: MLQNPSKYHANPLSHFLALHNTQANSVAQAQAHAHAQAQAQGHGHGHGHGQLQPHHALPSAALAAAAAAAAVTAAGQSSYQMELHSNQQQQQQQQQLPIGLPTPTQTQADTHNQQREQQQQQLATATSHAQLIEAAAAHTSLDVGKSFTIAAILGLQQQSKDYNNAINLSLNGAASAGAGADVLDQDNNNSKFYNNNNNINNANNNNNNSYGTSSNNNNNSQSVNNFNCDSSGSRYLATVQHPHPHPHSHSHSQQRANFAAAAVVAAAVSGAPSALQSLQQLHQHHAQQASLSFQRDKLKSDSQKKSALKNKRVRTIFTPEQLECLEAEFERQQYMVGPERLYLAHTLKLTEAQVKVWFQNRRIKWRKHHLELTQQRLALIRQTQLPGGAVATAATTSAANAAELPLNAGCSTASPSLLEEDNDNEDSKQSLSLPLRPLSRAASESDLSICNDSLDLDGDSLMDGSEEA, encoded by the exons ATGTTGCAGAATCCTTCCAAATATCACGCAAATCCCTTGTCACACTTTCTGGCATTGCATAACACACAAGCCAACAGTGTTGCACAAGcccaagcacacgcacacgcacaagcacaagcacaaggACACGggcatggacatggacatggacagtTGCAACCGCATCATGCACTGCCTTCGGCGGCgctggctgctgcagcggcggcagctgcagtGACAGCGGCGGGTCAAAGTTCGTATCAAATGGAGCTGCACTcaaaccaacagcaacagcagcagcagcagcaacttccTATTGGCCTCCCAAcacccacacagacacaggcgGACACACACAACCAGCAgagggagcagcagcagcagcagctggcgacTGCGACGTCGCACGCGCAGCTCATTGAAGCGGCCGCGGCGCATACCTCCCTCGATGTGGGCAAGTCGTTTACAATAGCCGCCATTTTGGGTCTGCAACAGCAGAGCAAGGACTATAATAATGCCATTAATCTGTCGCTCAATGGCGCCGCCTCAGCGGGGGCTGGTGCGGATGTTCTCGACCAggataacaataacagcaagttctacaacaacaacaacaacatcaacaatgccaacaacaacaacaacaacagctacggcactagcagcaacaacaacaacaacagccaaagTGTAAATAACTTTAATTGTGATAGCAGCGGCAGTCGCTACCTGGCCACAGTGCaacatccgcatccgcatcctcATTCGCATTCCCACTCGCAACAGCGTGCTaattttgctgctgccgctgtcgtcgccgccgccgtcaGTGGCGCACCCTCCGCATTGCAGAGCCTTCAACAGCTCCACCAACATCACGCTCAGCAGGCATCGCTCAGTTTCCAACGGGACAAACTCAAATCGG ACTCCCAGAAGAAGAGCGCGCTGAAGAATAAACGAGTGCGAACAATTTTTACACCGGAGCAGCTGGAATGCCTGGAGGCGGAATTCGAGCGCCAACAGTACATGGTCGGTCCGGAGCGCCTTTATCTGGCACACACGCTCAAGCTGACGGAGGCTCAGGTGAAAGTCTGGTTTCAAAATCGTCGCATTAAATGGCGCAAACATCACCTGGAGCTCACACAACAGCGTCTGGCGCTAATTCGTCAAACGCAATTGCCCGGCGGagcagtagcaacagcagcgactaCATCAGCAGCCAACGCCGCGGAGCTGCCATTGAACGCCGGCTGCAGCACAGCCTCGCCTAGCCTGCTGGAGgaggacaacgacaacgagGACAGCAAACAATCGCTTTCACTGCCGTTACGTCCATTGAGCCGGGCGGCATCCGAATCTGATTTATCCATATGCAATGATTCCCTAGATCTGGACGGCGATAGTCTTATGGATGGCAGTGAGGAGGCATAA